GGAAGAGCTCGTGGAAACCGAAGTGTTCATAGCTGAAGTTCGGCTTTTTCATCGCGTAGAAGACGGCGCCGGTGATGTAGAGGGCACCGCCGGCACAAATCAGCACGGCGGCGGCGACATTGGCGGTAAAAAAGTCCGGCAGGTAGAACAGCGCGCCGCAACCCAGTGCAATGTAGATCGGCACGTACAGCCACCGCGGCGCGTCCGTCCACAGCAAGCGGAACAGCACGCCCAGGATGGCCCCGGTCCAGATCACCCACAGCAGCACTTCGGCTTTGGGCCGGTCCAGGAGCGCCCAGGCGAGCGGCGTGTAGCTGCCGGCGATGACCAGCATGATGTTGGTATGGTCCAGCCGCTTCAACACGATCTTTACGCCCGCTGACCAGTTCCCGCGGTGGTAGATGGCGCTGATGCCGAACAACAGGACACCGGTGAAGGCGTAGACCGCGGACGCAATCTTCAGGTCCGGCGTCGGTGCCAGCAGCACCAGGACCAGGCCCGCTGCCAGTGCCAGCGGAGCCGTCACGGTGTGGATCCAGCCGCGCCACTTGGGTTTGATCATCAGGAGTTCGGCAAGTCGCACGGCAGCGTCGTCCATCGGGCCGGTCCCGCGCTCCGCAGGCTCATCCGGCCGGGGCTCGGGACTGTTGCTTTCCATGCCGCAATAATAAACTACGGCGCAGTAAGTTACCTTCGAGTAACAAGATGCCCGGTGCAGAATCGTCACGTTCATGCGCCACGGCCGGCACCGCGGCAGGTAGCCTAGGTTGTGCACTGACGTCGTACTTCAAGGAAGCCAGGTGAAACTCCGGATGGAAATGCCCGGGTTCCTCTATGGCTTCTATGAGCGCAAGTTACAGCGCTCCCTGGACCCGGAACGCATCCCCCGGCACATCGGCGTCATGGTGGACGGCAACCGCCGCTGGGCGCGGCAGTTCAACGCTCCAACCAGCCAGGGACACCAGGCCGGTGCCGACAAGATCCACGAGTTCCTCGGCTGGTGCCAGGAACTGGGCGTCAAGGTGGTCACCCTGTACATGCTGTCCACTGACAACATGAGCCGTTCCGGCGAAGAACTGGACCTGCTGATGGGGATCATTGCCAACACGCTGGACAGGCTGGACGGGGACGCCGAGATTTCGGTCCACGCCATGGGTGCACCGGAATTGCTCCCCGATTACCTCGCCGCCCGGCTCAACCGGCTCACGGCCCGTACCCCGGCGCGCGAGAAGCTCCACGTCAATGTTGCCGTCGGCTACGGCGGACGCCGTGAAATCGTCGATGCCGTCCGGGAACTGCTGCACGACGCCGTCGGACGCGGTGCGGACATCGGGAAACTCTCCGAGGAACTCAGTGTTGATGACATCTCACGTTTCCTCTATACCCGCGGCCAGCCCGATCCGGACCTCGTGATCCGGACCTCCGGGGAGCAGCGGCTATCAGGGTTCCTGATGTGGCAAAGTGCTTACAGCGAGTTCTATTTCTGCGAAGCCCTGTGGCCGGCCTTCCGGAAAGTGGACTTCCTGCGGGCCCTGCGCGACTACGCCGGCAGGCAACGGCGCTACGGCTCCTGACGCGTCATCCCGTGTTCACCCGATGGCAACAGGAATCGCCGGGGAATGGACAACCAAACGCCGCCCGCGGGACGTACGTTAATCCCATCAGCAGGCAAGCCGCCGGCTGATCGGGGAGGCCAGTACATGGAGCGGAAGTTCGCACCGGGTGTATGGGAGGCCGTGTCCGGCCTCAAGGCCGAGCCGCCTCACCACTAACAATTCCGGGCATACGCCCCGGGGCTGGAGTCGATGTGGCTATTTCTGAACAACTGCCCGACGTTGCGAGCGACCAGGGACAGAAAGCTACCTCTCGCGCCAAGCGAGCCACCGCAGAGACCGGTACAGGGCAGAGCGCCGCTGGAGCCGGTCTTGCTGTTTCCGGGGAAGGAACAGCACAACCGGAACCGGCCCGGAGCTTCGTGATCGACACCTCGGTGCTGCTCTCTGACCCGCGGGCCCTGCTGCGCTTCGCGGAACACGAAGTGATTCTGCCGATAGTCGTCATCACCGAACTGGAAGGCAAGCGCCACGATCCCGAGCTCGGCTATTTCGCCCGCAAGGCGCTCCGGCTCCTCGATGACCTGCGGGTCCAGCACGGCGGACTCGACCGCCCCATCCCGCTCGGCCACGACGGCGGCACGCTGATGGTGGAGCTGAACCACATTTCATCCGAGGTGCTCCCGGCCGGCTTCCGCGGCGGGGACAACGACAGCCGGATCCTCGCCGTCGCCAAGAACCTTGCCAACGAAGGCCGGGACGTCACTGTGGTGTCCAAAGACCTCCCAATGCGTGTCAAAGCGTCGGCCATGGGCCTGCAGGCCGACGAGTACCGCAACGAACTCGTTAAGGACTCCGGCTGGACCGGCGTCGCGGAAATTGATGCCAGCGAGCAGGACGTCTCGACGCTCTACGGCCACGAGCCCGTCTTCATCCCGGAAGCCGCGGAGCTGCCGACCAACACCGGCCTGGTGCTGCTCTCGCCGCGGGGCTCTGCCCTGGGCCGGGTAGGGGCTGACAAACAGGTCCGGCTGGTGCGGGGTGACCGGGACGTCTTCGGGCTGCACGGGCGGTCAGCCGAACAGCGGCTGGCGATCGACCTGCTGATGGACCCCGCGGTCGGTATTGTGTCCCTCGGCGGCCGGGCCGGCACCGGGAAGTCGGCGCTGGCCCTGTGCGCGGGGCTTGAGGCGGTCCTGGAGCGCCAGGAACACCGCAAGGTGATTGTCTTCCGTCCGCTCTACGCCGTGGGCGGCCAGGAGCTTGGCTACCTGCCCGGTTCCGAAGCGGAGAAAATGAACCCATGGGCGCAGGCCGTCTTTGACACGCTCGGGGCACTGGTCAGCCAGGAAGTCGTGGAGGAAGTGATGGACCGCGGCATGCTCGAAGTGATGCCGTTGACCCACATCCGCGGGCGTTCGCTGCATGACGCGTTTGTGATCGTGGATGAGGCCCAGTCGCTCGAGAAGAACGTGCTGCTGACAGTGATGAGCCGGATCGGGCAGAACTCCAAGATTGTCCTCACCCACGACGTCGCCCAGCGCGACAACCTCCGGGTCGGCAGGCACGACGGCGTGGCCGCCGTCGTCGAGACACTCAAGGGACACCCGCTCTTCGGCCACGTCACCCTCACCCGTTCGGAGCGCTCGCCGATCGCCGCGTTGGTGACCGAACTGCTCGAAGGGGCGGAGATCTAAGTCCTCGGTCTTTGGCTCGCCTGTGCGGGGGGCCGTGGCTGGGTTCGCCGGGCCGCGGCACCTTCGCCGTCGCTTAGACACGACGGTTGCCGCCCGCTTCGGTCGCTGGGCTGCGGTGTTCCGCTAAGGAGCGCATCGCCGACCAAAGCGAAGCGAAGGTCGCCCAGCGACCGCAGCGGAGCGACGGGAGGTGTCTAAGCGACGGCGGGACGCCGCTGCCACGCTTCTGCTAGCTCTGGATCCCCAGGTACTTCGCCGTGGGTTCGTGGCCTTGGACCTGCAGCGTCCAGTCGGGGCGGTTGAACGTGGCGGGGGTGAGACGGACCTTCTGGGTTTCCTGGCGCCGGCCTCCCCAGGCGGCGCGCGCAACGCCGTTGAGTTCGTAGCCGAGGGAACGGGAGACGCCGAGGGACTGCTGGTTCCAGAGGGCCGCTTCGGATTCCGCGACCTCCGCGCCGAGCCAGTCGAAGGCGTAGAGGGCTACCGCGGCCCGCATCTCCTTGCCAAGCCCCCTGCCCTGCGCGCCCTGCTTCAACCAGGAACCGGTGCTCACCGTCTTGAGGGTGGCGAAATCCTTGGCCTCGATGTCCTGGCAGCCGATGAATTCGCCGTCGAGCCAGATGCCCAGCAGCAGGGTCCATTCCTGCGGGGACATGTTTCCGCGGCACCGCCAGTACCACTGGGCCATGTTCCGGCCGAGCTCCTCGGCCGGAGCCTCCGCCCACGGGTTGCTGAAGGGGCTGCGGCCCGGTTCGTGGATGCCGGTCAAGGCAGCCTGCGCAGCCGCGGGGATCTCCTCGTCCCGGATCGGCCGCAACACCAGCCGGGGTGTGGTCAGGGTGAGGCCGAAGGGCGGCCAGAAGCGGGCGAGTTCAGTCATCCGGGAAGCCTAGCCGCGCCGCGCGCACCCGGCCAGTCATACGCGCCGTCAGCCGGCCGGGATTTCCCAACTAATGTGCCTGCGGACATCCGTCAGGTTCATGGACTCGGCGAGGAACAGGTCATCGAGCATGTACTCGTCCACGGCAAGGATCCGGAGCCAATGCCCATACCCGTCCGGTTCGTGGCCGGGCCCGCCAACTTCCAGCCAGCGGCTCGCCACACAGACGCCCGTGCCGGCGTCGATCCTTACCAGGGTGCGCCCTGGCCGGCACAGCGGCGCCCCGGGGTCGCCGGGACGGTAGCCGGGGTTCGGGGTTACGGTGCATTCCAGTGCTGGGCGGCCCTCGTGCATCACGTCCTTGATGGTGCCAAGCTCCACGGCGTTGGCCGCGGGAAACTCCAACGGCACTGGGGCGTTGCCTGCCAGTTCCACCGGGTCGAGGGCTGCGGCGAATCGGCCGTTGCCGAAGCCTGGCTCGCCGTAGGCGGCTTCGGGGCGGCGCCGGACCAGGCCGCGGTCATCGTAGACCGGGGTAACGAGGTGGGGCGGCAGTAGCCAGGTCTTCCTGGTCGAGCTGACGTAGAACACGTCACGGGAATCATTGATCCCGGTGGTGCTTTGCAGGACCAGCCCGTCCGCGGACTCCAGCCGCAGGGCTCCGGGGCGGCGCAGCCACGCACGCACCAGGCCCTGGGGATTGCCGTTAAGGGATGCGGCGGAACCGTCGGCGAGAGGACGGTCCACGTACTCGAAGCGCAGGGACTGCCACCGCCATGGCGAGGAACGGCACAGGTTACGGAACGCGGCAGCCTGCTCCCCGGGGTCCCCGGGGCCGCTTGGCCCGCGCGCGTACGAACTTTCCCATCCGGCCATATCCACAGTTTACGCGCGTGCCCGGCCACGGCAGCGGAATTTCCCGTAGCATCCGAGGATGATCCAACGACTCGGCGGGCTGGGGGAAGTGGCGCCGCTGGCCTTCTGGCTGGTGCTGCTGGCGTGCCTCTTCCTGGCGGTGACAGCCGTCCGGCTCGCCGTCATCGACGTCAGGCACCATCTGCTACCGGACCGGATCGTGTTTCCGGCCTACGCGGTCGCCGCTGCGCTGCTGCTGGGTTCGGTGGCCGCCCACACGGCGGCGGGCGCCCCCGCGCTGGCGGCGGTGCCGGACGGCGGTGCCGGACTCTTCGGGCTGCCCGGACTGCGTGTGGTGGCCGGGGGAGCGGCGCTGTGGGTTTTCTACTTCCTGCTCCGTGCCGTGTATCCGCCGGGGATGGGATTTGGCGACGTTAAGCTCGCCGGGGTACTCGGAATGTATCTGGGGTTCCTCGGCTGGCAGCACGTTTTTGCCGGGACCTTCGCTGCGTTCCTGCTCGGCGGACTATGGAGCCTGGCGCTGATCGTTTCGCGGCGCGGGACGGTCAAATCGAGCATTCCCTTCGGACCGTTTATGCTGGCCGGCACCGCGGCGGCCATGCTGCTCCTGCCTGCCGGCTAAGGCGGGGACTACAGCGTCCGCTGGCTAGGCTGGGGGTATGGCTACCCCCGACTTCATTCTCAAGCTTCGCGGCAGGATCGGCCATGAGAGCCTCTGGATTCCCGGAGCCCGGGCCGTTGTGTTCGACGACGACGGCAGGGTCCTCCTAGGTGTACTCAGCCAGGACGTTGGTTACACGGTGAAAGGGTGAAGACCTCTTAGGTTGGTGGTTACCACACTCACCGAACGACTAAGAGGTCTTCATGGTCCACCGTAATGCCCGTCTGACTCCTGCCGGTAGAAGCATTCTTGTCCAGCGTGTTCTTCAGGGCCGTCCCGTGGCCCACGTGGCCAAGGAAATGGGTGTTTCGCGGACCTGCGCCCACCGGTGGTTCCGGCGATATCTGGAGCACGGCTCGGACGGTATGGAGGATCGCTCGTCCCGCCCGCGTTCCTGCCCGCACGCCACCCCCTCGGCGAAAATCGACGAGGTCCTCGAGGCGCGGGTAAAGCACCGCGAGGGCCCGGTCGATCTGGCCGAACGCTGCAACGTCCCGGCCCGCACGGTCTCCCGGATCATCGCCCGGGCCGGGCTGCCCCGGTTATGGGAACTGGACCCGATCAGCGGCGAACGCATCCGCGCCGGCCGGGCAACCGACCACCGCTACGAACGCGACACCGCCGGAGAACTACTGCATATCGACGTGAAGAAACTCGGGAAAATCCCGGACGGCGGAGGCTGGCGGGTCCACGGCCGGTCCGAAGCCGTCAGAGGCCGCGGACTGGGCTATGACTATGTCCACGTGGCCGTCGATGACCACTCCCGCCTGGCCTACGTCGAGGTCCTGCCGGATGAGAAGGGCCCCACCTGCGCGGCGTTCCTGGCCAACGCCGCAGCGTTCATGGCCGCCAACGGAGCCCCCGTGCAAGAGGTCATGACGGACAACGCCCTGGCCTACATCCGGTCCGCGGCCTTCTCCAAAGTCATGGAGGACCTCGGCGCCAAACACCGGCGCACCAAACCCCGCAGCCCCTGGCAAAACGGCAAAGCCGAACGGTTCAACCGCACCCTCCAGGAAGGCTGGGCCTACAAGAACGCCTACGACTCCAGCAACCATCGCACCCAGGCCCTCACCGGCTGGCTAGACTTCTACAACCACCGCCGAAACCACGCAGCCCTCGGAGGACGACCACCCATCAGCAGATGTAACCAACCTGCTGGCTGAGTACACCTAGGCCAGCGGGCGGACAACGGCAAATGGGGACTGATCACCGGGATTCTGGAGCCCGGGGAAGAGGCTGCCGCGGGCATACTGCGGGAAATCCTGGAGGAGACCGGCGTCGTGGCCGCGGCTGAACGGCTTGTCTCGGTGGACTCCGTCGGGCCCACCACCTATCCGAACGGCGACGTCTGCCACTTCCTGACCCTGGTGTTCCGGTGCCGCTACATTTCCGGGGATGCGCGTGTCAACGACGACGTGTCCCTCGCCGTGGACTGGTTCCGGCCGGAGGATTTTCCCGAGTTGCCGCCCGGGCATCTGGAGAGCATCAAACGTGCCGCACCAGCGGCCGGGGACGCGCACTTCCGACGCTGACAGCCGCCGGCCCGGCACGCACGCAGGGACGCCGCAACCCAAAGGGGTACGGCGTCCCGGCGAGCTAAGCTCCGGCGTCTAGCGGTCCAGGCTGTGCAGTTCCGCTGCCGGTGCCGCACCAGTTTGACCCGCAACGGCTTTGGTCCCGGCCCGGCGTTCGGCCTCCAAACGGTCTGCTTCCTCGCCGCCCACTGCTTCGCCCCGGGCTACCATGCCAGCGGTGTCAGAGAGCGGGATCTGCCGCAGCGTCAGCGCCAGCACCAGGGCTATCGCGAGGAACGGCAGCAGGTACCAAAACACCGGGGCCAGCGAATCGGCGTAGGCGTTGACGATGGCGTCCTTGAGCTGGGCCGGGAGCTGGCTCAGGGCCTGCGGATCGAGGGTCCGGGTGGACTGTGAGGCCTCTTCGGCCGAGGCGCCTGCCCCGGTGAATGCCCGGGCCAGTGACTCCGAGAGCCGGGCGGTGAAGATGGAACCGAAGACGGCCACACCCAGCGAGGCTCCCACTTCGCGGAAGTAATTGTTGGTGCTGGTTGCCGTGCCGATCTGTTCAGCGGGCACGGAGTTCTGCACCACCAGCACTATCACCTGCATGATGGAGCCCAGGCCCGCACCGAAGATGAAAAGCTGGACGCAGATGATCCAGATGGGGGTCGCCGCCGTGAGCGTGGTCAGCCACAGCATTGCGGCAATGGTCAGGACAGCGCCGAGGATCGGGAACATCTTGTACTTGCCGGTCTTGGAGATCCTGATGCCGGAGAAGATTGCCATGCCCATCAGCCCCACCATCATCGGCAGCATCAGCAGCCCGGATTCCGCGGCGGAGGTGCCGGAGGACATCTGCAGGAACGTGGGGACAAACGCGATCGCGGCAAACATGCCCAGGCCAAGGGTAAAGCCGATCGCCGTGGAGTTCACGAAGATCCGGTTTTTGAACAGGTTCAGCGGGATGATGGGGTCCTCGGCCTTGCGCTCCACGAGAACAAATGCCACGGCGGCCAGCACGGTGCCGGCACCAAAGGCCCAGGTCAGCGGGGAATCCCAGCCTTCGTCTTTTTTGCCGCCGAAATCGGTGAAGAAGATCAGGCAAGTGGTGGCCGCGGACAGCAGGAGTACGCCCAGGATGTCGATCCGCTTTTCGGCCTTCTTGTTCGGCAGGGTCAGTGTGAACCACGCGATGGTAAAAGCCGCGATGCCGATCGGGATGTTGATGTAGAAGGCCCATTCCCAGGTCAGGTGGTCCACAAAATAGCCGCCCAGCAGCGGACCGGCCACTGCGGACAGGCCGAAGATGGCGCCGAGCGGGCCCATGTACTTTCCGCGGTCCTTGGCCGGAACAATGTCGGCGATGATCGCCTGGGAGAGGATCATGAGACCGCCGCCGCCCAGGCCCTGAACGGCGCGGAAGATCACGAAGCCCCAGAAGTCAGTGGCAAAGGCGCAGCCGACCGAAGCCAGCGTAAAAAGGGCGATGGCAACCAGGAAAAGGTTGCGCCGGCCCAGGATGTCGCCGAACTTGCCGTAGATCGGCATAACGATCGTGGTCGCCAGCAGATAGGCCGTGGTGATCCAGGCTTGGTGTTCCACGCCGCCGAGTTTCCCAACGATGGTGGGCATGGCGGTGGAGACGATCGTCTGGTCGAGGCTTGAGAGCAGCATGCCCGCGATCAGCGCGGAAAATATGATCCAGATCCGTTTCTGGGTCAGGAGCAGCGGCGTGGGCGCTGCCGGGGTGGTGACGGCAGAACTCATTGGGGTCCTTCGGTGGAGGGTGCGGGGTCAATATCCAGGGTCTGCGAGAAAAAGGTGCGGGCTGCCGCGACGTTGTCGAGCAGCATCTCCCGGTACGGGCGGGAGTTGTCCGCCGAGAAGTAGGCGGCGCTCGTTTTGCGGGTGATGCTGCCGAACAGAAGAACCGCCATCCGGACCACCGGGTGGTCCGGGGGAACCTGCTCCCGGACCGCAAGCATCCGCGCGATTTGGCCTTCGCGTTGTTCCGAGGCGCCAATAATCCGCAGCATCAGCTGTGGTTCCTTTTGGACGACGGCGATCAGCTGGCGGGTTTCTTCCTCGCTGGCGGTCATCTGTTCGGACAACACAAGGGCCAGGCGCACGAGGTCAGAGAGCAGGGTCGGGGAGATTTCGCCGGCCGGCGAACCTGCACCGCCTTCGACGAAGCGCCGCACCACGTCGGCAGGGAAGTCGTCGTCGACGTGTCCGATGATGGCATCTTCCTTGGTCGGGAAGTAGTTGAAGAACGTCCGGCGGGAGATGCCAGCGCGTTCGCAGGCTTCCTCCACCGTGTAGCCGTTGAGTCCCAGCTCGGCCGTCATGGTGCGCGCGACGGCGGTAATTGCCGCCCTCGTTGCGGCCCGTTTGCGTTCGCGGAGTCCGCACTCATGTTTTGCACTATCAATCACAAAGTACATATTTGCACTCAATTTCTTAAAGTGCAAAAATTGATGCCGCACTCCGGCCTTGGGCAGCACACCGCCGCCGGGGTGGCCAACCGGAGGAACGACGTCGGCCGGCACCCTTGCGAAAAGGTGCCGGCCGACGAAGGACGTTTAGTTCGCTGAGCGGGCGCCGCCGCCCGCGGTGCCTAGGCTTTGTGCGGCGGCCGGGTCATGGACATTACGTCCAGCGCGGTGTCCAGCTGCCCCTCGGTCAGTTCGCCGCGTTCCAGGAAGCCCATAGCCACTACTGTCTCGCGGATGGTCAGGCCTTCGGCCACTGCCTTCTTTGCGATCTTGGCGGCGTTCTCGTAACCGATGAACTTGTTCAGCGGCGTGACGATCGACGGTGACGCCTCGGCCAGGAAACGGGCCCGCTCGACGTTGGCGGTGATGCCGTCGATCATCTTGTCGGCCATCACGCGGCTGGTGTTGGCCAGCAGCCGCACGGACTCAAGCAGGTTGGCGGCCATCACGGGGATGCCGACATTGAGCTCGAAGGCGCCGTTGGTGCCGGACCAGGCGATGGCAGTGTCGTTGCCGATGATCTGGGCGCAGACCATGATGGAGGCCTCGCAGATCACCGGGTTGACCTTGCCGGGCATGATCGAGGAACCCGGCTGCAGGTCCGGGATCGAGATTTCGCCGAGGCCGGTGTTGGGACCGGAACCCATCCAGCGCAGGTCATTGTTGATCTTCATAAAGGAGATCGCGATGTTGCGGAGCTGGCTGGATGCCTCGATCAGGCCGTCACGGTTGGCCTGCGCCTCAAAGTGGTCGCGTGCCTCCGTCAGCGGCAGGCCGGTATCAGCGGCAAGCAGCTCGATAACCCGCTCCGGGAAACCTGCCGGGGTGTTGATGCCGGTACCGACGGCGGTGCCGCCGAGCGGAACTTCAGCGACCCGGGGCAGCGCGGCATTAACCCGCTCGACGCCGTAGCGGACCTGCGCGGCGTAGCCGCCAAACTCCTGGCCCAGCGTCACCGGGGTGGCGTCCATCAGGTGCGTGCGGCCGGATTTTACAACGTCCTTGAACTCAACGGACTTGCGCTCCAGGGATTCCGCAAGGTAGCCGAGGGCCGGGATCAGGTCGTTGATCAGGGCAGAGGTGGCGGCCACATGGACCGAGGTGGGGAAAACATCGTTGGAAGACTGCGAAGCATTGACGTGGTCATTGGGGTGGACCACCTTGTCGCTGCCGGCGGCCTTAAGCGCACGGGTGGCCAGTTCGGCAAGGACCTCGTTGGTGTTCATGTTCGACGAGGTCCCCGACCCGGTCTGGAACACGTCGATCGGAAAATCGCCGTCGTACTTGCCGGCGGCCACCTCGTCAGCAGCATCAGCGATCGCCTGGGCGAGCTCGCCGTCGAGCACTCCCAGTTCTGCGTTGGCCTGTGCTGCCGCCTTTTTGACCCGGGCGAGGGCCTCGATGTGGGCGCGCTCAAGGGTCTTGCCCGAGATCGGGAAGTTTTCCACGGCTCGTTGCGTCTGGGCGCGATACAAGGCGTTCACCGGGACGCGGACTTCGCCCATGGTGTCGTGTTCGATGCGGAACTCTTCGGTGTTCAATTCTTCTGTGGAAGTCATGGGGCTAGCTTATTGGGCGGAGGCGTCCCATCGAAAACCGTGAAGAGCATGCTGCCTGCAGTGGCAGGAAACTAGAGTTCGCCGATTTCGAAGACGAGGTCCGCCCTGCCGTCGGACAGGCTGTAGGCGAGGCCGATCACGGCGGCCCGGCCACCCCCGACAGCATCGGATATCACCCGTGAGCTGTCCACGAGCCGCTGTGATGTCTGTTTGACGTTTTCAACCACCATGTCGTTGATGTCGTTCTGGTTGTTGCGCAGCGAGGTCAGCACCGACGGCGTGATGCGTTCGACCAGGCTGCGCATAAAGCCGACGGGCATCTGCCCGGTCTCCATGGCGTTCTTGGTGGCCGTGACCGCGCCGCAGCTGTCATGCCCGAGGACGACGATCAGCGGCACCGAGAGGACGCTGACGCTGTACTCGAGCGAGCCGAGGACGGCGTCGTCGATCACGTGGCCCGCGGTGCGGACCACGAATGCATCGCCAAGGCCGAGGTCGAAGATAATCTCAGCGGCCAGCCGGGAATCCGAGCAGCCGAAGATCACCGCAAATGGGTGCTGGTTCTCCACCAGCGAGGAACGGCGGGACGCGTCCTGGTTGGGATGGGACGATTCGCCGGCAACAAAGCGATCGTTGCCTTCGCGCAGGCGGCGCCAGGCAAGGGAAGGGGTGAGATAGGTGGCCACGGCCCTACCTTACGGCGAAGGGGCGGGCGACGGCGAACCTGTTGCGTCCGCGGAGCTCCCTGGTGACGCGCCGCCGGCCGCACCGGAAGTGCCCTCGAGTGACTTCACCACGGCGGCAGCGAGCAGCGTGAATTCGTCCAGCTGCGCGGATCCGGTCAGGATAACCGTGGTGCCGCCGGCGTCGGCAAGCACCATGCTCTTCTCACCCTTGCCCGTGTCACGGAGTTCCCAATCGCGTCCGCCGGCGCTGCGGGTGCCGGTCACGGGCGCGCTCTTCACCTGCTGCAGCAGCCACGTGGGATTGGACTGCCGGGCCTGCACCAGGGCAATGAAGGACTCCTTGGGGGTGAGGTAGCCCACTTCCCACGTCGGGACGCCGCTGCCCGCGCCCGATTCCCAGCGGGCGTAATTTGCGCGGAATGTGTCGCCGGTTTCCGGGGCCGCGGGTGTGAATCCTGCCACACCGGCCGCGTTGCGCGCCACGGCGCTGACATCGATGTTGGGCCGGTAGCCGTCGGTCTTGGGCGACGGGTTCA
This genomic window from Arthrobacter sp. EM1 contains:
- a CDS encoding hemolysin III family protein, producing MDDAAVRLAELLMIKPKWRGWIHTVTAPLALAAGLVLVLLAPTPDLKIASAVYAFTGVLLFGISAIYHRGNWSAGVKIVLKRLDHTNIMLVIAGSYTPLAWALLDRPKAEVLLWVIWTGAILGVLFRLLWTDAPRWLYVPIYIALGCGALFYLPDFFTANVAAAVLICAGGALYITGAVFYAMKKPNFSYEHFGFHELFHALTVFAFAAHYIAIAIAVLS
- a CDS encoding GNAT family protein; this encodes MTELARFWPPFGLTLTTPRLVLRPIRDEEIPAAAQAALTGIHEPGRSPFSNPWAEAPAEELGRNMAQWYWRCRGNMSPQEWTLLLGIWLDGEFIGCQDIEAKDFATLKTVSTGSWLKQGAQGRGLGKEMRAAVALYAFDWLGAEVAESEAALWNQQSLGVSRSLGYELNGVARAAWGGRRQETQKVRLTPATFNRPDWTLQVQGHEPTAKYLGIQS
- a CDS encoding TetR/AcrR family transcriptional regulator; helix-turn-helix transcriptional regulator; translated protein: MYFVIDSAKHECGLRERKRAATRAAITAVARTMTAELGLNGYTVEEACERAGISRRTFFNYFPTKEDAIIGHVDDDFPADVVRRFVEGGAGSPAGEISPTLLSDLVRLALVLSEQMTASEEETRQLIAVVQKEPQLMLRIIGASEQREGQIARMLAVREQVPPDHPVVRMAVLLFGSITRKTSAAYFSADNSRPYREMLLDNVAAARTFFSQTLDIDPAPSTEGPQ
- a CDS encoding A24 family peptidase, whose product is MIQRLGGLGEVAPLAFWLVLLACLFLAVTAVRLAVIDVRHHLLPDRIVFPAYAVAAALLLGSVAAHTAAGAPALAAVPDGGAGLFGLPGLRVVAGGAALWVFYFLLRAVYPPGMGFGDVKLAGVLGMYLGFLGWQHVFAGTFAAFLLGGLWSLALIVSRRGTVKSSIPFGPFMLAGTAAAMLLLPAG
- a CDS encoding IS481 family transposase is translated as MVHRNARLTPAGRSILVQRVLQGRPVAHVAKEMGVSRTCAHRWFRRYLEHGSDGMEDRSSRPRSCPHATPSAKIDEVLEARVKHREGPVDLAERCNVPARTVSRIIARAGLPRLWELDPISGERIRAGRATDHRYERDTAGELLHIDVKKLGKIPDGGGWRVHGRSEAVRGRGLGYDYVHVAVDDHSRLAYVEVLPDEKGPTCAAFLANAAAFMAANGAPVQEVMTDNALAYIRSAAFSKVMEDLGAKHRRTKPRSPWQNGKAERFNRTLQEGWAYKNAYDSSNHRTQALTGWLDFYNHRRNHAALGGRPPISRCNQPAG
- a CDS encoding class II fumarate hydratase, with translation MTSTEELNTEEFRIEHDTMGEVRVPVNALYRAQTQRAVENFPISGKTLERAHIEALARVKKAAAQANAELGVLDGELAQAIADAADEVAAGKYDGDFPIDVFQTGSGTSSNMNTNEVLAELATRALKAAGSDKVVHPNDHVNASQSSNDVFPTSVHVAATSALINDLIPALGYLAESLERKSVEFKDVVKSGRTHLMDATPVTLGQEFGGYAAQVRYGVERVNAALPRVAEVPLGGTAVGTGINTPAGFPERVIELLAADTGLPLTEARDHFEAQANRDGLIEASSQLRNIAISFMKINNDLRWMGSGPNTGLGEISIPDLQPGSSIMPGKVNPVICEASIMVCAQIIGNDTAIAWSGTNGAFELNVGIPVMAANLLESVRLLANTSRVMADKMIDGITANVERARFLAEASPSIVTPLNKFIGYENAAKIAKKAVAEGLTIRETVVAMGFLERGELTEGQLDTALDVMSMTRPPHKA
- a CDS encoding MDR family MFS transporter, whose protein sequence is MSSAVTTPAAPTPLLLTQKRIWIIFSALIAGMLLSSLDQTIVSTAMPTIVGKLGGVEHQAWITTAYLLATTIVMPIYGKFGDILGRRNLFLVAIALFTLASVGCAFATDFWGFVIFRAVQGLGGGGLMILSQAIIADIVPAKDRGKYMGPLGAIFGLSAVAGPLLGGYFVDHLTWEWAFYINIPIGIAAFTIAWFTLTLPNKKAEKRIDILGVLLLSAATTCLIFFTDFGGKKDEGWDSPLTWAFGAGTVLAAVAFVLVERKAEDPIIPLNLFKNRIFVNSTAIGFTLGLGMFAAIAFVPTFLQMSSGTSAAESGLLMLPMMVGLMGMAIFSGIRISKTGKYKMFPILGAVLTIAAMLWLTTLTAATPIWIICVQLFIFGAGLGSIMQVIVLVVQNSVPAEQIGTATSTNNYFREVGASLGVAVFGSIFTARLSESLARAFTGAGASAEEASQSTRTLDPQALSQLPAQLKDAIVNAYADSLAPVFWYLLPFLAIALVLALTLRQIPLSDTAGMVARGEAVGGEEADRLEAERRAGTKAVAGQTGAAPAAELHSLDR
- a CDS encoding PhoH family protein; this encodes MAISEQLPDVASDQGQKATSRAKRATAETGTGQSAAGAGLAVSGEGTAQPEPARSFVIDTSVLLSDPRALLRFAEHEVILPIVVITELEGKRHDPELGYFARKALRLLDDLRVQHGGLDRPIPLGHDGGTLMVELNHISSEVLPAGFRGGDNDSRILAVAKNLANEGRDVTVVSKDLPMRVKASAMGLQADEYRNELVKDSGWTGVAEIDASEQDVSTLYGHEPVFIPEAAELPTNTGLVLLSPRGSALGRVGADKQVRLVRGDRDVFGLHGRSAEQRLAIDLLMDPAVGIVSLGGRAGTGKSALALCAGLEAVLERQEHRKVIVFRPLYAVGGQELGYLPGSEAEKMNPWAQAVFDTLGALVSQEVVEEVMDRGMLEVMPLTHIRGRSLHDAFVIVDEAQSLEKNVLLTVMSRIGQNSKIVLTHDVAQRDNLRVGRHDGVAAVVETLKGHPLFGHVTLTRSERSPIAALVTELLEGAEI
- a CDS encoding isoprenyl transferase; the protein is MEMPGFLYGFYERKLQRSLDPERIPRHIGVMVDGNRRWARQFNAPTSQGHQAGADKIHEFLGWCQELGVKVVTLYMLSTDNMSRSGEELDLLMGIIANTLDRLDGDAEISVHAMGAPELLPDYLAARLNRLTARTPAREKLHVNVAVGYGGRREIVDAVRELLHDAVGRGADIGKLSEELSVDDISRFLYTRGQPDPDLVIRTSGEQRLSGFLMWQSAYSEFYFCEALWPAFRKVDFLRALRDYAGRQRRYGS